In Kordiimonas pumila, a single genomic region encodes these proteins:
- a CDS encoding solute:sodium symporter family transporter: MLALVTFVGFTGFVAAVSYWKTKDDKMDSSDAYFLGGRSLTAWVIAGSLMLTNLSTEHLVGLNADAFNHTIAVMAWETTAALAMVVTALYFLPRYLKSGLTTIPEYLANRFDEQTRVIASLLFLFSYVIAILPVVLLFGAAGLESLFNVSETFGISQNEATWIMVWGVGTLGSLYAIFGGLKAVAISDTVNGVGFLIAGLLVPALALIMVGDGDMLAGLTEVYREERPKFDITGDEPGSFLPFGVLFTGMIVNQIFFWCTNQSIIQRALGAKNLAEGQKGVLIAACFKLVGPFVIVLPGVIAYHMFKDTLGPEDYLMAYPMLVKAVLPDALVGFFAAVMVGAVLSTFNSVLNSSATLFSQGIYKLFVKPDAGGQALVRSGRYCSIALALAAMAFAPLIDTSGSLFNYLQKINATFFGPMLAVILLGMTTRYVSAFAAKMGMIIGPIVFYLLVFACGDSVQAFVQSLLGTNEEIHFLHFLALVFVVTTGLMLLVSKIRPAKQAYEQVYTKDVDITPWPHAVKAGAAISIVTILFYVLLAQ; the protein is encoded by the coding sequence ATGTTGGCTCTGGTCACTTTTGTGGGCTTTACCGGGTTTGTTGCAGCGGTTTCTTACTGGAAAACCAAAGACGATAAGATGGATAGTTCCGATGCCTATTTTCTGGGTGGGCGGAGCTTAACCGCATGGGTTATTGCGGGTTCCTTGATGTTAACCAACCTGTCAACCGAGCATTTGGTGGGGTTAAATGCAGACGCGTTCAACCATACGATTGCGGTTATGGCATGGGAAACAACGGCTGCTCTTGCCATGGTGGTAACAGCGCTTTATTTTTTACCGCGCTACTTAAAAAGCGGCCTTACAACCATTCCAGAATATCTAGCAAACAGGTTTGACGAGCAAACACGGGTGATTGCATCACTTCTGTTTCTGTTTTCCTATGTTATTGCTATTTTGCCTGTTGTTTTACTGTTTGGTGCCGCAGGGCTTGAGAGCCTGTTTAATGTCTCTGAAACTTTTGGTATTAGCCAAAATGAAGCCACATGGATAATGGTGTGGGGTGTTGGGACACTTGGTTCGCTCTATGCTATTTTTGGTGGTCTTAAGGCCGTTGCAATTTCTGATACAGTAAACGGTGTTGGCTTTCTGATAGCAGGCCTGCTTGTACCAGCACTTGCCCTTATTATGGTGGGTGACGGGGATATGCTGGCAGGGTTAACCGAAGTATATAGAGAGGAACGCCCAAAGTTTGATATCACGGGTGATGAACCCGGTTCGTTTTTGCCTTTTGGTGTGTTGTTTACGGGCATGATAGTGAACCAGATATTTTTTTGGTGTACAAACCAGTCCATTATCCAGCGTGCCCTTGGGGCCAAAAACCTTGCTGAGGGGCAAAAGGGTGTGCTTATTGCAGCCTGCTTCAAGCTTGTTGGGCCGTTTGTAATTGTTCTACCGGGGGTGATCGCCTACCACATGTTTAAGGATACGCTTGGCCCAGAAGATTATCTGATGGCCTATCCTATGCTGGTGAAGGCGGTTTTGCCGGATGCACTGGTGGGCTTTTTTGCGGCGGTAATGGTGGGCGCTGTTCTGAGCACCTTCAATAGTGTTCTCAATAGTTCTGCAACGCTGTTTAGCCAAGGCATTTACAAGCTTTTTGTTAAACCTGATGCGGGTGGGCAGGCGCTTGTACGTAGCGGCCGGTATTGCAGTATTGCGCTCGCTCTGGCCGCGATGGCTTTTGCCCCACTTATTGATACTAGTGGCAGCCTGTTTAACTATCTGCAAAAAATTAATGCGACCTTCTTTGGTCCCATGCTGGCGGTTATCCTTCTTGGTATGACAACGCGGTATGTTTCGGCTTTTGCGGCAAAGATGGGCATGATCATTGGCCCCATTGTTTTTTACCTGTTGGTCTTTGCCTGTGGCGATAGTGTGCAGGCTTTTGTGCAAAGCTTGTTGGGTACAAACGAGGAAATTCACTTCCTGCATTTCCTTGCACTAGTCTTTGTTGTGACAACAGGACTGATGTTGCTGGTGAGTAAAATAAGGCCCGCAAAGCAAGCTTACGAGCAGGTTTACACCAAGGATGTTGATATTACACCGTGGCCCCATGCTGTGAAAGCGGGCGCTGCGATTTCAATTGTAACAATTCTCTTTTACGTGCTGCTGGCACAGTAA
- a CDS encoding metallophosphoesterase: protein MFYLKSLSVFLALGLGASGAWASSDTAPKKEETISFLAFGDSGYHYGYQKKSLYKKPLRTLDDFEADYRADWTEDNKPASEFSMPSLYYHQDMGGYIMRSGQQPVADAMKAYCAEKECEFGLMLGDNIYPDGATMGADGVDDAKRFKDLFETPYQGLGANEADFKIYTALGNHDWHTSREGAMAQVAYMEQSDQFYMDGIFYSVKPASAHGEVEIFVIDTEVILSGEGYPEAILNADGSEMKGTGPDDIDPWAMPANDAEKHMVQWLETSLKNSTAKWKFVVAHHPLWSTGGSKFEQARTLRRLLLPMLCDYADVYFAGHEHSLELHTDTCETTPKGRAEKPLVHVLSGAASKERSTHSTFAAYQAKAYPQQTAHYVRGMIWGFTHVELTGDTGVIRMISTPTDGSGKPIVEYEFPIERRSH from the coding sequence ATGTTCTATTTAAAGTCACTATCTGTATTTTTAGCACTTGGGCTTGGTGCAAGCGGTGCTTGGGCAAGCAGCGACACTGCGCCTAAAAAGGAAGAAACCATTTCCTTTTTGGCCTTTGGTGACAGCGGCTATCACTATGGCTACCAGAAAAAGAGCCTGTATAAAAAGCCGCTACGCACGCTTGACGATTTTGAGGCAGATTACCGTGCTGATTGGACGGAGGACAATAAGCCCGCATCAGAGTTTAGTATGCCATCCCTTTATTATCACCAGGACATGGGCGGCTATATAATGCGGAGTGGACAGCAGCCAGTTGCTGATGCCATGAAGGCTTACTGTGCTGAAAAAGAGTGCGAATTTGGCTTGATGCTGGGCGATAATATTTACCCTGACGGCGCTACAATGGGGGCTGACGGTGTTGATGATGCCAAAAGGTTTAAGGATCTTTTTGAAACGCCGTATCAGGGCCTTGGTGCCAATGAAGCAGATTTCAAAATTTATACAGCGCTTGGTAACCACGACTGGCATACATCCCGCGAGGGTGCAATGGCGCAGGTTGCCTATATGGAACAGTCAGACCAGTTTTACATGGATGGTATTTTCTATAGCGTAAAGCCAGCCTCCGCTCACGGCGAGGTAGAGATATTTGTGATTGATACCGAAGTTATCCTGTCTGGTGAAGGATACCCAGAGGCTATCCTGAATGCCGATGGCAGTGAAATGAAGGGCACTGGCCCAGATGATATTGACCCGTGGGCAATGCCTGCCAATGATGCTGAAAAACACATGGTTCAGTGGCTGGAAACCAGCCTTAAAAACTCAACTGCTAAATGGAAGTTTGTGGTGGCGCATCACCCTTTATGGTCTACTGGTGGTTCCAAATTTGAGCAGGCACGGACGCTGCGCCGCTTATTGCTGCCGATGTTATGTGACTATGCCGATGTTTACTTTGCCGGGCATGAACATTCACTGGAACTTCATACGGATACCTGCGAAACAACCCCTAAAGGACGAGCAGAAAAACCGCTTGTGCATGTTCTGTCTGGTGCTGCGTCAAAAGAGCGCTCAACGCATAGCACGTTTGCTGCGTATCAGGCAAAAGCATACCCTCAGCAAACGGCACATTATGTACGCGGTATGATATGGGGCTTTACCCATGTTGAACTTACGGGTGATACAGGTGTTATCAGAATGATTTCAACACCAACAGATGGCTCAGGTAAGCCTATTGTAGAGTATGAATTTCCGATTGAGCGTCGCTCTCATTAA
- a CDS encoding MFS transporter yields MAPKFSLSEVEKATLAKASKRLIPFMALLYFVSFLDRVNIGYAALTMNADIGLSASAYGFGAGIFFIGYFLFEVPSNLILKRVGARTWIARIMVTWGILSIATAFVTGPTSFWIVRFLLGVAEAGFFPGMIYYLTNWFPSNMRGRVIGGFLIAVPLSSVLGAPISTSLLEITVLGFKGWQTMFLLEGLPAIILGIAVLFLLPNRPSSAKWLTDTEQKILEDLLERDRTPTQHTSLKAGLLNLNVWRFALIYLGLVIGLYGFSFWSPQIIKAFGGISNIQVGLISIAPYALAAIALYWWGKKSDDAHDRALYLALPAFLGFAAFAVSTLIDNPVLNLVALTCGAIGIYATLPVFWTLPTAALQGTAAAGGIALINSIGNLGGYVGPVVIGYLHEQTNSFNGGMLALAAAMLCAGLLALSCRTAN; encoded by the coding sequence ATGGCACCAAAATTTTCTTTGTCTGAAGTTGAAAAGGCGACACTTGCGAAAGCATCAAAGCGCCTTATCCCTTTTATGGCGCTTTTATATTTTGTGTCGTTTCTTGACCGGGTAAACATTGGTTATGCAGCGCTGACAATGAACGCTGATATTGGCCTTTCAGCAAGCGCCTACGGGTTTGGGGCTGGTATTTTCTTTATCGGCTACTTTTTGTTTGAGGTGCCAAGCAACCTTATTTTAAAGCGGGTAGGCGCGCGTACATGGATTGCCCGCATCATGGTAACATGGGGTATTTTGTCTATCGCTACAGCCTTTGTAACCGGGCCTACCAGTTTCTGGATTGTGCGGTTTTTGCTGGGGGTGGCGGAAGCAGGCTTTTTCCCCGGTATGATATATTATCTCACAAACTGGTTTCCGTCTAACATGCGCGGCCGTGTGATTGGCGGCTTTCTGATTGCAGTACCACTTTCAAGCGTGCTTGGTGCGCCTATTTCCACATCGTTGCTAGAGATTACGGTGCTGGGTTTTAAGGGCTGGCAAACCATGTTTTTGCTGGAGGGGCTGCCGGCAATAATACTGGGTATTGCGGTTTTGTTTTTGCTCCCTAACAGGCCTTCATCTGCGAAGTGGCTGACGGATACAGAGCAGAAAATATTGGAAGACCTTTTGGAGCGTGACCGTACACCAACCCAGCATACGTCCTTGAAAGCTGGGCTGTTAAACCTGAATGTCTGGCGCTTTGCCTTGATATATCTCGGGCTTGTTATTGGCCTTTATGGATTTAGCTTTTGGTCCCCGCAGATTATTAAAGCTTTTGGGGGCATCAGTAATATTCAGGTTGGCCTTATATCGATTGCGCCGTATGCCCTTGCTGCTATTGCATTATATTGGTGGGGTAAAAAATCTGACGACGCGCATGACCGAGCTTTGTATCTGGCGCTTCCTGCATTTCTCGGTTTTGCAGCGTTTGCAGTTAGCACCCTTATTGATAACCCAGTGTTAAACCTTGTTGCTTTAACCTGTGGTGCTATTGGTATTTATGCGACGCTCCCAGTTTTTTGGACATTACCGACTGCAGCTTTGCAGGGCACGGCAGCCGCAGGGGGCATTGCTCTTATAAACTCGATCGGTAATCTTGGCGGGTATGTTGGGCCGGTTGTGATTGGGTATTTACACGAGCAGACAAACAGCTTTAACGGGGGAATGCTCGCACTGGCTGCGGCGATGTTATGTGCGGGCTTACTGGCCTTGTCATGCAGGACCGCAAACTAA
- a CDS encoding tannase/feruloyl esterase family alpha/beta hydrolase encodes MAFKQKKTIVGVVAVAAILTVFGFYGGFFSGVDVPVPPKQTIEVSGVPAKTISPAACASLNQRFLAEGQAVVTRAEITEAKGLKPAYCFAGVSFTDSELKFEARLPLEGWNKRLVMVGGGGFDGLLIDTPDFVSPSIMTDRYVAVMTNGGHTSPLPTSYFDADFALNAQQLVDFTYLSEHRALPVVKELVAAVYGQRPERNYFEGCSMGGHDALMESQRFPYDFDGIIARAPAGNVMGLFVKFHQIAEAVDKAGALSDAQQMLLENAVLKSCDMADGLKDGIVSNSNACAFDITTLQCDTASADRETCLSEQQIALVSAITSPYTSHVTGIEHSGFSITGAANKEAWGEYIWPKLVQGGNSLQGLFSGGFIRSFITRDPDYKLESWHADDWKASLGHIESLFQAANPDISKFTQNGGKLLLWHGVADSSVSATDTIGYYQNVIDTIGQQEADKSVELFLAPGVGHCRHGSGPDKVDLLSAMANWVEKGVAPSQQLVVTAKKDDAGNDLLTRPLCKYPLYPEYDGTGDPNLASSFSCSE; translated from the coding sequence ATGGCGTTTAAGCAAAAGAAAACCATTGTTGGTGTGGTGGCTGTTGCAGCAATTTTGACAGTTTTTGGTTTTTATGGGGGCTTCTTCTCTGGGGTTGATGTACCTGTGCCGCCAAAGCAAACCATTGAGGTTTCTGGTGTTCCGGCAAAAACCATTTCGCCCGCAGCCTGCGCTAGCCTGAACCAACGCTTTCTTGCTGAAGGCCAAGCGGTTGTAACGCGGGCCGAAATAACAGAAGCCAAGGGTCTAAAGCCTGCTTACTGTTTTGCGGGAGTGTCTTTCACTGATTCAGAACTGAAATTTGAAGCTAGATTGCCGCTTGAAGGCTGGAACAAGCGGCTGGTTATGGTTGGCGGCGGCGGTTTTGACGGTTTGCTTATTGATACGCCTGATTTTGTTAGCCCCTCTATTATGACTGACAGATATGTGGCTGTTATGACCAACGGCGGTCATACCAGCCCCTTGCCAACCAGTTATTTTGATGCAGATTTTGCGCTTAATGCCCAGCAGTTGGTTGATTTTACCTATTTATCTGAACATCGGGCGCTGCCGGTGGTGAAAGAACTGGTGGCCGCTGTATATGGGCAACGGCCTGAGCGGAATTATTTTGAAGGCTGCTCCATGGGAGGGCATGATGCCTTGATGGAATCACAGCGTTTCCCCTATGATTTTGATGGCATTATTGCCCGCGCGCCGGCTGGCAATGTGATGGGGTTATTTGTGAAATTTCACCAGATCGCCGAGGCAGTGGATAAGGCAGGGGCTCTTTCTGATGCTCAGCAAATGCTGCTTGAAAACGCTGTTTTAAAAAGCTGCGATATGGCAGACGGCCTTAAAGATGGTATTGTCTCCAATAGCAATGCTTGCGCCTTTGATATTACTACCCTGCAATGCGACACGGCGAGTGCAGATAGGGAGACATGCCTTTCAGAGCAGCAGATTGCTTTGGTATCCGCTATTACCAGCCCTTATACCTCTCATGTTACAGGGATTGAGCATAGTGGGTTTTCTATTACGGGGGCGGCAAACAAAGAAGCATGGGGTGAGTATATTTGGCCCAAGCTGGTGCAGGGTGGCAATTCGTTGCAAGGCCTGTTTTCGGGCGGGTTTATTCGTTCTTTTATAACGCGTGACCCGGACTATAAACTTGAAAGCTGGCATGCGGATGACTGGAAAGCTTCGCTTGGCCATATTGAGAGCCTGTTTCAGGCCGCAAACCCAGATATTTCCAAATTCACACAAAATGGCGGTAAGCTGCTGTTGTGGCACGGTGTTGCAGATAGTTCTGTCAGTGCAACAGATACCATCGGTTACTACCAGAATGTCATTGATACAATTGGGCAACAGGAAGCAGACAAGAGTGTGGAATTGTTTCTGGCACCGGGTGTTGGGCATTGCAGGCATGGCAGCGGGCCAGATAAAGTTGATTTGCTATCTGCTATGGCCAACTGGGTTGAAAAAGGTGTAGCCCCATCACAGCAATTAGTGGTTACTGCAAAAAAAGATGATGCAGGAAACGACCTTTTAACAAGGCCACTTTGCAAATACCCTTTGTATCCAGAGTATGATGGTACAGGAGACCCAAACCTCGCCAGCAGCTTTTCGTGTAGCGAATAA
- a CDS encoding TonB-dependent receptor, whose translation MSVYSKYSLFAGTCLSAVLTSSVFAQTSANTSDTIMLEEIIVTARQREESLKDVPIAVSAITGNKLKEQQIYAVKDIAAYVPGLNINSDSVGRAFVSMRGIGTTLIDTVQPGVGIFIDGIYQPNTSYLNSPLVDVERVEVLRGPQGTLFGNNTLGGAINVITRKPSNEFEARMDGAYAGSDDFKSLSGSVSGPIIEDVLQVRVGAAYHHHDGFQENLLAGGYTNPLTQKSVNGTVRFLPSEAAELTLNANYDKISGGNTAYLGITGPTDYTLDGVSNQNNFAEHVYKGVNLKGEFDVDSLSTTITTVLAYNRRDQESSNDGDFGPVDFVRSTGESKLITKTGEARFDTSWTEGFSTLVGVFASRSTTDASAVTTIVPLGVNAPSSAFAEIESQAVFGTAFLDLTDTLDLAVGLRYDHQKLDATNAGSTDAYSSNDLQPRVTLTKAWDDDLMTYASIARGVRGGGQNGPGAPNLIYQGDNVWTYELGTKFTALEKSLSVDAAVFYNDYKHFIGQNALAPSTTGAGYVAVNLNSGTVHSYGAEAEMHWQVTEAWRIDSSLTLLHARIVDGSEFEDVTGFALPSDRIIFTPDWNFSLGTNYTVPVGENQLVFDAGLVGKGSRMGSSLDPDVAPLLESYYLVNGSITMRFPKFEIAAFVSNLFNEEYLESYIDQSLLVRAGLGAVAQNLGLQGERRRIGVRASIRF comes from the coding sequence ATGTCTGTATATTCGAAATATAGTTTATTTGCAGGAACATGCCTTAGTGCTGTCCTGACATCATCAGTCTTTGCACAAACATCTGCAAACACATCTGATACTATTATGCTTGAAGAGATTATCGTGACAGCGCGTCAGCGGGAAGAATCACTCAAAGATGTTCCTATTGCCGTAAGTGCGATAACAGGTAACAAGCTTAAAGAGCAGCAAATCTATGCTGTTAAAGATATCGCGGCTTATGTGCCGGGCCTTAATATTAACTCAGATAGTGTTGGCCGTGCGTTTGTCTCCATGCGCGGTATTGGCACCACGCTGATTGATACAGTACAGCCGGGTGTTGGCATCTTCATTGACGGCATTTACCAGCCGAATACATCGTACCTGAACAGCCCCCTTGTTGATGTGGAGCGTGTTGAGGTGCTGCGCGGCCCGCAAGGTACGCTTTTTGGTAACAACACGCTTGGCGGCGCTATTAATGTTATTACGCGCAAACCAAGTAATGAGTTTGAAGCCAGAATGGACGGCGCTTATGCAGGCAGCGATGATTTCAAGTCGCTTTCTGGTAGCGTGAGCGGCCCTATCATTGAGGATGTGTTGCAGGTTCGTGTGGGGGCTGCCTACCACCACCATGATGGTTTTCAGGAAAACCTTTTGGCGGGCGGTTATACAAACCCGCTTACGCAGAAATCTGTTAATGGTACTGTCCGGTTTTTACCATCAGAAGCGGCAGAACTTACCCTGAATGCCAACTATGATAAAATCAGTGGTGGCAATACAGCATATCTGGGTATTACAGGCCCTACAGATTATACGCTCGACGGTGTTTCTAACCAAAACAACTTTGCAGAGCATGTTTATAAAGGTGTGAATCTAAAGGGTGAATTTGATGTGGATTCGCTGTCCACAACAATCACGACAGTTCTTGCCTATAACCGCCGTGATCAGGAATCGTCTAATGACGGAGATTTTGGCCCGGTAGATTTTGTGCGGAGTACAGGTGAGTCCAAGCTTATTACAAAAACGGGTGAAGCCCGGTTTGATACAAGCTGGACTGAGGGCTTTTCAACTCTTGTGGGTGTTTTTGCCAGCCGTTCGACAACAGATGCGTCAGCCGTAACAACCATTGTGCCGCTGGGTGTGAATGCGCCGTCGTCTGCATTCGCAGAAATTGAATCACAAGCTGTGTTTGGTACGGCTTTCCTTGATCTTACCGATACGCTCGATCTGGCAGTAGGCCTGCGGTATGATCACCAGAAGCTTGACGCAACAAACGCCGGCAGTACAGATGCATACAGTTCAAACGACCTTCAGCCACGGGTAACGTTAACGAAAGCATGGGATGACGACTTAATGACCTATGCTTCGATTGCGCGCGGTGTACGTGGCGGTGGCCAAAATGGTCCGGGTGCCCCAAACCTTATTTATCAAGGCGACAATGTTTGGACATATGAGCTGGGTACAAAGTTTACCGCGCTTGAAAAGAGTCTGTCCGTTGATGCAGCTGTTTTCTATAATGATTACAAGCACTTTATTGGGCAAAATGCGCTTGCACCAAGCACAACAGGCGCAGGCTATGTGGCTGTAAACCTGAATAGCGGCACGGTGCACAGCTACGGTGCAGAGGCTGAAATGCACTGGCAGGTAACAGAGGCCTGGCGCATTGATAGCAGCTTAACATTGCTGCATGCGCGTATTGTAGATGGTAGCGAGTTTGAAGATGTCACCGGCTTTGCACTGCCAAGCGACCGCATTATCTTTACGCCTGACTGGAACTTCAGCCTTGGTACAAATTATACTGTGCCAGTGGGAGAAAATCAGCTGGTTTTTGATGCCGGTCTTGTTGGCAAAGGTAGCCGTATGGGATCAAGCCTTGATCCTGATGTTGCGCCACTACTGGAATCCTATTATCTGGTAAATGGCTCTATCACTATGCGGTTCCCGAAGTTTGAAATCGCGGCATTTGTAAGCAACCTCTTCAATGAAGAATACCTTGAAAGCTATATCGACCAGTCATTACTTGTTCGTGCGGGGCTTGGGGCTGTTGCCCAAAACTTGGGCCTGCAGGGTGAGCGCCGCCGCATTGGTGTTAGGGCAAGTATAAGGTTCTAG
- a CDS encoding FAD-binding oxidoreductase, with amino-acid sequence MSKIEQHSKPLTDIFIRQLGDLFGDRLHFGEAMRQQHGSSESHFDTMLPDAVVFPHSTEEVVALVKLCVAAKVPVVPFGAGTSVEGNVTPVCGGVCIDLSEMNNILSVNPEDLDCTVQAGVRREELNEYLRDKGVFFPIDPGANATIGGMASTRASGTNAVRYGTMREAILSLRVVTPDGRDIRTSGRARKSAAGYDITRLMIGAEGTLGIITEITLRLHGIPEVISSAVCSFDTIDGAVDTVVQSIQLGVPLARVEILDDVQMKAVNLWSKLNYPELTTLFFEFHGSETNVKEQIEIVSSVAADNGGGDFQWSNLPEERTKLWRARHEAYYAALGLKPGSVGWPTDVCVPLGRLAECIQLTKADLRKATIPATILGHVGDGNFHVIFVLDPNNPDDLIEAESLNTRMIERALSMNGTCTGEHGIGLGKQDWLKKELGETVEVMRTIKRALDPHNLFNPGKIFSFD; translated from the coding sequence ATGTCCAAAATAGAGCAACATAGCAAACCACTGACGGATATATTTATCCGTCAGCTTGGCGACCTCTTTGGTGACAGGCTTCACTTTGGTGAAGCCATGCGCCAGCAACATGGTAGCAGTGAAAGCCATTTTGATACCATGCTGCCGGATGCGGTTGTGTTTCCGCATAGTACAGAAGAAGTGGTTGCGCTGGTAAAACTGTGTGTTGCGGCAAAGGTGCCTGTTGTTCCGTTTGGGGCAGGTACATCGGTGGAAGGTAATGTAACGCCTGTTTGTGGCGGCGTGTGCATTGACCTTTCTGAAATGAATAATATTCTGTCGGTAAACCCCGAGGACCTTGATTGCACAGTGCAAGCGGGGGTTCGCCGTGAAGAACTGAACGAATATCTGCGCGACAAGGGCGTGTTCTTCCCAATTGACCCTGGCGCGAACGCCACTATTGGCGGCATGGCGTCAACACGGGCGTCTGGCACAAATGCGGTACGCTACGGCACAATGCGCGAGGCCATCCTGTCCCTTCGTGTTGTTACACCAGATGGGCGCGATATCCGCACGAGCGGCAGGGCCAGAAAATCAGCGGCTGGTTATGATATTACCCGCCTTATGATTGGGGCAGAGGGCACGCTCGGTATTATCACGGAAATTACTTTGCGGTTACATGGTATCCCTGAGGTTATCTCGTCTGCGGTTTGTAGTTTTGACACGATTGACGGCGCTGTAGATACAGTTGTGCAGTCTATTCAGCTTGGGGTGCCGCTTGCCCGGGTTGAAATTCTGGACGATGTCCAGATGAAAGCTGTGAATTTATGGTCAAAACTGAACTACCCCGAACTAACGACGCTGTTTTTTGAATTTCACGGCTCAGAAACTAATGTGAAAGAGCAGATCGAAATTGTTAGTAGTGTGGCTGCTGATAATGGCGGGGGTGATTTTCAGTGGTCTAACTTACCTGAAGAGCGCACAAAATTATGGCGTGCCCGGCATGAAGCATACTATGCAGCACTTGGGCTAAAGCCTGGTAGTGTTGGCTGGCCTACAGATGTCTGTGTGCCACTGGGCAGGCTTGCTGAATGTATTCAGCTTACTAAAGCAGACCTCAGAAAGGCAACAATCCCCGCAACAATTCTGGGCCATGTGGGGGATGGTAACTTCCATGTTATCTTTGTACTTGATCCCAATAATCCAGATGACCTTATCGAAGCGGAGAGCTTAAATACCCGCATGATTGAGCGTGCTTTGTCAATGAATGGCACATGTACCGGCGAACACGGCATCGGCCTTGGCAAGCAGGACTGGCTTAAAAAGGAACTGGGTGAAACTGTGGAGGTGATGCGCACGATTAAGCGAGCGCTTGATCCACACAATCTTTTTAATCCGGGTAAAATCTTTTCGTTCGATTAA
- a CDS encoding helix-turn-helix transcriptional regulator → MEYSNFGRVSATEHIIVSTEISMFMGFGLPELALQHEHYVSYVYVLGKEGGSPTLLVDEAVAFTDTIDAVIDQYCVTLFVSPKTLEKLHPQPYRHYAGCRVYLPESLRLIVNSLLECDMASEMMTTYRTAKALELLCETVRLGARGELIPCLDQGGLSAADIQKIVYARQVIDEKWGDKLSLDLIARACGLNRSKLTCGFRQLFHCSVSEALIEKRLVEARKMLAVTDFSVSTIAYKAGYRNNASFTRAFGRRFGASPTEYRTGKIAA, encoded by the coding sequence ATGGAATATTCCAACTTTGGGCGCGTAAGCGCTACGGAACATATTATTGTTTCTACCGAAATTAGCATGTTCATGGGCTTTGGGTTGCCCGAGCTTGCACTGCAGCATGAACACTATGTTTCTTATGTATATGTTCTGGGAAAAGAAGGTGGTTCTCCCACCTTGTTGGTTGATGAAGCAGTAGCTTTTACGGACACTATTGACGCAGTCATAGATCAATATTGTGTAACGCTTTTTGTCTCCCCTAAAACACTTGAGAAACTGCACCCGCAGCCATACCGGCATTATGCCGGGTGTCGGGTTTATTTGCCTGAAAGCCTGCGTCTTATTGTTAACTCCTTGCTTGAGTGTGATATGGCCTCGGAAATGATGACAACATACCGTACGGCTAAAGCACTGGAATTATTGTGCGAAACGGTTCGCCTTGGTGCGCGCGGTGAATTAATCCCCTGTCTTGATCAGGGTGGCTTGTCAGCGGCTGATATTCAAAAAATAGTGTATGCACGGCAGGTCATTGATGAAAAATGGGGCGATAAACTTAGCCTTGATCTTATCGCCCGTGCGTGTGGCCTGAATAGATCCAAGTTAACGTGTGGTTTTAGGCAACTTTTTCATTGTTCAGTCTCAGAAGCGCTTATAGAGAAGCGGCTGGTTGAGGCCCGAAAAATGCTTGCGGTTACTGATTTCTCTGTATCGACAATAGCCTATAAGGCAGGCTACAGAAATAATGCGAGCTTTACACGGGCGTTTGGTCGCCGGTTTGGTGCGTCGCCAACAGAATACAGGACTGGTAAAATAGCAGCTTAG
- a CDS encoding FadR/GntR family transcriptional regulator codes for MNMHNGDEKGSLVKKAMQAVTFHIKDNRLRVGDTLPGEGHFVAALGVSKAVMREAFGALAALQLIDVANGRKPKVGAIDGTLIATSLNHAVDTAQITVPEVWDVRRTIEIRTATLAAVSRTEAEAIQIMNLADAIASEDDDLKAMTRHDIAFHEAIARASHNALFIQIVTSFAPLMEVAVPTAWQTRKAEEQKSVMIERHTDVATAIANRDPEAAGQAMKAHFDASIGDLLRGLAGPYVGL; via the coding sequence ATGAATATGCATAACGGTGATGAAAAAGGATCGCTTGTAAAAAAAGCCATGCAAGCTGTTACTTTCCACATTAAGGATAATCGCTTGCGCGTGGGCGACACGCTCCCTGGCGAAGGGCACTTTGTTGCAGCTCTCGGCGTTAGTAAAGCGGTGATGCGGGAGGCTTTTGGTGCGCTTGCTGCGTTACAGCTTATCGATGTCGCCAATGGCCGCAAGCCAAAAGTAGGGGCTATTGACGGCACCCTTATTGCTACATCACTGAACCATGCCGTTGATACAGCACAGATTACCGTACCTGAAGTGTGGGATGTGCGGCGTACTATTGAAATTCGCACAGCAACACTGGCGGCCGTTTCAAGGACAGAGGCCGAAGCGATCCAGATTATGAATTTAGCAGATGCGATCGCCAGCGAAGACGACGACCTTAAAGCTATGACACGGCACGACATTGCTTTTCATGAAGCGATTGCACGGGCCAGCCATAATGCCCTGTTTATTCAGATTGTAACATCCTTTGCCCCCTTAATGGAGGTAGCCGTACCAACTGCGTGGCAAACCCGTAAGGCGGAAGAACAAAAGTCTGTTATGATTGAACGCCATACAGACGTTGCTACAGCAATTGCCAACCGGGACCCAGAGGCTGCAGGGCAAGCCATGAAAGCACATTTCGACGCCTCAATTGGTGATTTGCTGCGCGGTCTTGCTGGCCCTTATGTGGGCTTATAG